One Triticum dicoccoides isolate Atlit2015 ecotype Zavitan chromosome 5B, WEW_v2.0, whole genome shotgun sequence genomic window carries:
- the LOC119309494 gene encoding 2Fe-2S ferredoxin-like isoform X1, with amino-acid sequence MLSRISRLGVHALSRARLGQKSVNSRNQEEPIRACMNYVGNHSLCSATGAKVSDRSEQPKAKISVTFVDKDGDETVINVPIGMSMLEAAHENDIELEGACEGSLACSTCHVIVTDVDYYNKLEDPEDEENDMLDLAFGLTETSRLGCQVIASPELDGIRLALPAATRNFAVDGHVPKPH; translated from the exons ATGTTGTCGAGGATCTCCCGCCTCGGCGTCCACGCCCTGAGCCGGGCGAGGCTAG GTCAAAAGTCAGTAAATTCAAGGAATCAGGAAGAACCAATTAGAGCTTGTATGAACTATGTg GGTAATCATTCTCTATGTTCCGCCACGGGAGCTAAAGTCAGTGACAGGAGCGAACAGCCAAAAGCTAA GATATCTGTGACATTTGTTGATAAGGATGGCGATGAAACGGTTATCAATGTTCCTATTGGGATGTCAATGCTGGAAGCTGCTCATGAGAATGACATAGAACTTGAAG GAGCATGTGAGGGCTCTCTTGCATGTTCTACCTGTCATGTGATTGTAACG GACGTAGACTACTATAACAAATTGGAAGATCCTGAAGATGAGGAAAACGATATGCTGGACCTTGCTTTTGGGCTTACAGAAAC ATCTCGCCTTGGCTGCCAAGTAATTGCAAGCCCTGAACTTGATGGCATAAGACTAGCACTGCCAGCAGCTACCAGAAATTTTGCTGTTGATGGGCATGTCCCAAAACCACACTAA
- the LOC119309494 gene encoding adrenodoxin-like protein 2, mitochondrial isoform X2 — MLSRISRLGVHALSRARLGQKSVNSRNQEEPIRACMNYVGNHSLCSATGAKVSDRSEQPKAKISVTFVDKDGDETVINVPIGMSMLEAAHENDIELEGACEGSLACSTCHVIVTTTITNWKILKMRKTICWTLLLGLQKHLALAAK; from the exons ATGTTGTCGAGGATCTCCCGCCTCGGCGTCCACGCCCTGAGCCGGGCGAGGCTAG GTCAAAAGTCAGTAAATTCAAGGAATCAGGAAGAACCAATTAGAGCTTGTATGAACTATGTg GGTAATCATTCTCTATGTTCCGCCACGGGAGCTAAAGTCAGTGACAGGAGCGAACAGCCAAAAGCTAA GATATCTGTGACATTTGTTGATAAGGATGGCGATGAAACGGTTATCAATGTTCCTATTGGGATGTCAATGCTGGAAGCTGCTCATGAGAATGACATAGAACTTGAAG GAGCATGTGAGGGCTCTCTTGCATGTTCTACCTGTCATGTGATTGTAACG ACTACTATAACAAATTGGAAGATCCTGAAGATGAGGAAAACGATATGCTGGACCTTGCTTTTGGGCTTACAGAAAC ATCTCGCCTTGGCTGCCAAGTAA